A window from Esox lucius isolate fEsoLuc1 chromosome 16, fEsoLuc1.pri, whole genome shotgun sequence encodes these proteins:
- the LOC105016320 gene encoding serine/threonine-protein kinase Nek5 isoform X2 has protein sequence MNQYVLVRQIGEGAFGKAFLVQDRYKDDGGDSQCVVKEISLRKMSPREKEASNKEVTLLAKMKHPNIVTFFKSFQESTSLYIVMEYCDGGDLMKKISMQRGLLFTEEQILDWFVQICLGLKHIHDRKILHRDIKAQNIFLTKNGMKAKLGDFGIARMLNNTMELARTCVGTPYYLSPEICENRPYNNKTDVWSLGCVLYELCTLRHPFEGSNLRQLVMKICRGRYNPVSTRYSYELRLLVTQLFKVSPRDRPSVTSVLKRPFLEKRISRHMDPQVIKEEFSHTVLHKKRAAIDPHARVQAAPAQISERVIQGEVTERPPPRMKLGPSVKKQPPKPEWKPPARVMQQHKPFQPIAAQARVQEVKLYGQQDSRWNGQAELNPYGHYHARLDAIQRRHPPPPLSTPPLPPYHPPPVAVEMPVEHCDNNEYRPEPYQLVAAARNEYLQRRQEANQYKLRAEKQLGLRPSTADAGRYRLAEQDQGAGRPEPQHTPQIRKQDGQQDYLRQLQIIRQQYYDEMRDIRRRAEAEPQVKPGTYLVEKPKHTEPPTHSGDQERDQERDQERDQERDQERDQKRPAQGIEEALRQIRQDTIQERRELQKKHKEKKAIMFEIRLNDESIQKDEEKEENDKRIVNDTKEDEQEEVDPLNQALSFHEGEELRHRDWSGAGLGAGQVDAIPRSEVRKEWGQAAPQTLLNALAEMDVSSACTTMTGPELGGTTEWEEGEGKAVRVRRQWGEGPPNTLLHALGQIELTTTLDSQTPEPLPEKGVAEEHKNEVVDGEEGEEDKESDVDLDEERLEPRSDDDDTNFEESEDELREEVADSMRNLFIMEDEESVKEGGEKFETDVAENRLDGQPIHPVIEPMGENTVDTSTDDLSDSSPDRRAREAQTEDCKDNRK, from the exons ATGAACCAGTATGTGCTTGTCCGTCAGATTGGAGAAGGGGCATTTGGGAAGGCCTTCTTGGTCCAGGACAGGTACAAAGACGATGGTGGTGACAGCCAATGCGTGGTCAAAGAGATCAGTCTCAGAAAG atgtcaccAAGGGAAAAGGAAGCATCCAATAAGGAAGTCACGCTGCTTGCAAAGATGAAGCATCCAAATATCGTcaccttttttaaatcatttcaGG AAAGTACTAGCCTCTACATAGTGATGGAGTACTGTGATGGAGGTGACCTGATGAAGAAGATCAGTATGCAAAGAGGTCTTTTGTTTACTGAAGAGCAG ATTCTGGATTGGTTCGTACAAATCTGTCTGGGACTGAAGCACATCCACGACAGAAAGATTTTGCACAGAGATATAAAAGCACAG AATATATTTCTTACCAAAAATGGGATGAAAGCCAAGCTGGGAGACTTTGGCATTGCAAGAATGTTAAACAA TACGATGGAGCTAGCCAGGACCTGTGTTGGGACGCCATACTATCTGTCTCCTGAGATCTGTGAGAACAGACCGTACAACAACAAGAC GGATGTTTGGTCTCTGGGCTGTGTCCTGTATGAACTTTGCACCCTCCGGCATCCA TTTGAGGGGAGCAATCTGAGGCAGCTGGTGATGAAGATCTGTAGGGGGCGCTACAACCCAGTGTCCACCCGCTACTCCTATGAGCTGCGCCTGCTGGTCACTCAGCTGTTCAAGGTCAGCCCGCGAGACCGGCCTTCCGTCACCTCTGTCCTCAAACGGCCCTTCCTAGAGAAACGGATCAGCAGACACATGGATCCACAG GTGATTAAGGAGGAGTTTAGCCATACAGTGTTGCACAAGAAGAGAGCTGCTATAGACCCACATGCTAGAGTACAGGCAGCACCAGCACAGAtctcag AAAGAGTCATCCAAGGTGAGGTCACAGAGAGACCTCCCCCTCGGATGAAGCTTGGGCCGTCTGTCAAGAAACAGCCCCCAAAACCAGAGTGGAAACCCCCTGCCAGAGTCATGCAACAGCACAAA CCGTTTCAGCCAATAGCAGCACAAGCACGGGTTCAAGAGGTCAAACTGTACGGTCAACAGGACTCCAGATGGAACGGTCAGGCCGAACTCAACCCTTATGGTCACTACCATGCCCGTCTGGACGCCATCCAGAGAAGacaccctccacctcctctttctacacctcctcttcctccttatCATCCTCCCCCGGTTGCTGTGGAGATGCCTGTGGAGCACTGTGATAACAATGAGTACCGCCCAGAACCTTATCAGTT AGTGGCTGCCGCTCGTAATGAATACCTCCAGAGGAGGCAGGAGGCAAATCAATACAAGCTGAGGGCAGAGAAACAGCTG GGCCTCCGGCCTTCCACAGCAGACGCTGGGCGGTACAGATTGGCTGAGCAGGACCAGGGGGCAGGGCGTCCTGAACCACAACATACACCCCAGATCAGGAAGCAAGACGGACAGCAG GATTATCTACGGCAGTTGCAGATCATCCGACAACAATATTATGATGAGATGAGAGATATCAGAAGGAGAGCTGAAGCTGAG CCTCAGGTGAAACCAGGTACATACCTGGTAGAGAAGCCCAAACACACAGAGCCACCAACACACAGTGGAGACCAGGAAAGAGACCAGGAAAGAGACCAGGAAAGAGACCAGGAAAGAGACCAGGAAAGAGACCAAAAGAGACCTGCCCAG GGCATTGAAGAAGCCCTGAGACAGATAAGGCAGGACACCatacaggagaggagagaactACAGAAGAAGCACAAAGAAAAGAAAGCTATTATGTTTGAGATCAGGTTAAACGATGAAAGTATTCAAAAGgatgaagagaaagaggagaatgaCAAGAGAATAGTGAATGACACAAAAGAAGATGAGCAAGAG gaagtAGACCCACTGAACCAGGCCCTGAGCTTCCATGAAGGGGAGGAGCTGAGGCACAGGGATTGGTCTGGGGCAGGATTGGGGGCGGGGCAGGTTGACGCCATACCCAGGTCAGAGGTGAGGAAGGAGTGGGGCCAGGCAGCACCACAGACCCTACTGAACGCCCTGGCTGAGATGGACGTGTCATCTGCGTGTACCACCATGACCGGGCCTGAACTGG GGGGAACTACAGaatgggaggagggagaggggaaggctGTAAGGGTgaggagacagtggggagaGGGTCCCCCAAATACCTTGCTCCATGCCCTGGGCCAGATTGAGCTAACTACCACTCTGGACTCCCAAACCCCAG AACCCTTGCCAGAGAAAGGGGTAGCGGAGGAGCATAAGAACGAGGTAGTGgatggagaagagggggaggaggataAAGAATCCGATGTGGATCTGGACGAGGAACGCCTGGAGCCCAGGTCGGATGACGACGACAC GAACTTTGAGGAATCTGAAGACGagctgagagaggaggtggCAGATTCCATGAGGAACCTCTTCATTATGGAGGATGAAGAGAGTGTGAAAGAAGGAGGGGAGAAGTTTGAAACAGACGTAGCGGAGAACCGTTTAGATGGCCAGCCAATACACCCAGTGATTGAGCCAATGGGTGAAAACACTGTGGACACATCCACCGACGACCTCTCTGACTCCAGCCCAGACCGAAGGGCGAGAGAGGCCCAGACAGAAGACTGCAAGGACAATAGGAAGTAA
- the LOC105016320 gene encoding serine/threonine-protein kinase Nek5 isoform X1: protein MCGVMNQYVLVRQIGEGAFGKAFLVQDRYKDDGGDSQCVVKEISLRKMSPREKEASNKEVTLLAKMKHPNIVTFFKSFQESTSLYIVMEYCDGGDLMKKISMQRGLLFTEEQILDWFVQICLGLKHIHDRKILHRDIKAQNIFLTKNGMKAKLGDFGIARMLNNTMELARTCVGTPYYLSPEICENRPYNNKTDVWSLGCVLYELCTLRHPFEGSNLRQLVMKICRGRYNPVSTRYSYELRLLVTQLFKVSPRDRPSVTSVLKRPFLEKRISRHMDPQVIKEEFSHTVLHKKRAAIDPHARVQAAPAQISERVIQGEVTERPPPRMKLGPSVKKQPPKPEWKPPARVMQQHKPFQPIAAQARVQEVKLYGQQDSRWNGQAELNPYGHYHARLDAIQRRHPPPPLSTPPLPPYHPPPVAVEMPVEHCDNNEYRPEPYQLVAAARNEYLQRRQEANQYKLRAEKQLGLRPSTADAGRYRLAEQDQGAGRPEPQHTPQIRKQDGQQDYLRQLQIIRQQYYDEMRDIRRRAEAEPQVKPGTYLVEKPKHTEPPTHSGDQERDQERDQERDQERDQERDQKRPAQGIEEALRQIRQDTIQERRELQKKHKEKKAIMFEIRLNDESIQKDEEKEENDKRIVNDTKEDEQEEVDPLNQALSFHEGEELRHRDWSGAGLGAGQVDAIPRSEVRKEWGQAAPQTLLNALAEMDVSSACTTMTGPELGGTTEWEEGEGKAVRVRRQWGEGPPNTLLHALGQIELTTTLDSQTPEPLPEKGVAEEHKNEVVDGEEGEEDKESDVDLDEERLEPRSDDDDTNFEESEDELREEVADSMRNLFIMEDEESVKEGGEKFETDVAENRLDGQPIHPVIEPMGENTVDTSTDDLSDSSPDRRAREAQTEDCKDNRK, encoded by the exons AT GTGTGGTGTTATGAACCAGTATGTGCTTGTCCGTCAGATTGGAGAAGGGGCATTTGGGAAGGCCTTCTTGGTCCAGGACAGGTACAAAGACGATGGTGGTGACAGCCAATGCGTGGTCAAAGAGATCAGTCTCAGAAAG atgtcaccAAGGGAAAAGGAAGCATCCAATAAGGAAGTCACGCTGCTTGCAAAGATGAAGCATCCAAATATCGTcaccttttttaaatcatttcaGG AAAGTACTAGCCTCTACATAGTGATGGAGTACTGTGATGGAGGTGACCTGATGAAGAAGATCAGTATGCAAAGAGGTCTTTTGTTTACTGAAGAGCAG ATTCTGGATTGGTTCGTACAAATCTGTCTGGGACTGAAGCACATCCACGACAGAAAGATTTTGCACAGAGATATAAAAGCACAG AATATATTTCTTACCAAAAATGGGATGAAAGCCAAGCTGGGAGACTTTGGCATTGCAAGAATGTTAAACAA TACGATGGAGCTAGCCAGGACCTGTGTTGGGACGCCATACTATCTGTCTCCTGAGATCTGTGAGAACAGACCGTACAACAACAAGAC GGATGTTTGGTCTCTGGGCTGTGTCCTGTATGAACTTTGCACCCTCCGGCATCCA TTTGAGGGGAGCAATCTGAGGCAGCTGGTGATGAAGATCTGTAGGGGGCGCTACAACCCAGTGTCCACCCGCTACTCCTATGAGCTGCGCCTGCTGGTCACTCAGCTGTTCAAGGTCAGCCCGCGAGACCGGCCTTCCGTCACCTCTGTCCTCAAACGGCCCTTCCTAGAGAAACGGATCAGCAGACACATGGATCCACAG GTGATTAAGGAGGAGTTTAGCCATACAGTGTTGCACAAGAAGAGAGCTGCTATAGACCCACATGCTAGAGTACAGGCAGCACCAGCACAGAtctcag AAAGAGTCATCCAAGGTGAGGTCACAGAGAGACCTCCCCCTCGGATGAAGCTTGGGCCGTCTGTCAAGAAACAGCCCCCAAAACCAGAGTGGAAACCCCCTGCCAGAGTCATGCAACAGCACAAA CCGTTTCAGCCAATAGCAGCACAAGCACGGGTTCAAGAGGTCAAACTGTACGGTCAACAGGACTCCAGATGGAACGGTCAGGCCGAACTCAACCCTTATGGTCACTACCATGCCCGTCTGGACGCCATCCAGAGAAGacaccctccacctcctctttctacacctcctcttcctccttatCATCCTCCCCCGGTTGCTGTGGAGATGCCTGTGGAGCACTGTGATAACAATGAGTACCGCCCAGAACCTTATCAGTT AGTGGCTGCCGCTCGTAATGAATACCTCCAGAGGAGGCAGGAGGCAAATCAATACAAGCTGAGGGCAGAGAAACAGCTG GGCCTCCGGCCTTCCACAGCAGACGCTGGGCGGTACAGATTGGCTGAGCAGGACCAGGGGGCAGGGCGTCCTGAACCACAACATACACCCCAGATCAGGAAGCAAGACGGACAGCAG GATTATCTACGGCAGTTGCAGATCATCCGACAACAATATTATGATGAGATGAGAGATATCAGAAGGAGAGCTGAAGCTGAG CCTCAGGTGAAACCAGGTACATACCTGGTAGAGAAGCCCAAACACACAGAGCCACCAACACACAGTGGAGACCAGGAAAGAGACCAGGAAAGAGACCAGGAAAGAGACCAGGAAAGAGACCAGGAAAGAGACCAAAAGAGACCTGCCCAG GGCATTGAAGAAGCCCTGAGACAGATAAGGCAGGACACCatacaggagaggagagaactACAGAAGAAGCACAAAGAAAAGAAAGCTATTATGTTTGAGATCAGGTTAAACGATGAAAGTATTCAAAAGgatgaagagaaagaggagaatgaCAAGAGAATAGTGAATGACACAAAAGAAGATGAGCAAGAG gaagtAGACCCACTGAACCAGGCCCTGAGCTTCCATGAAGGGGAGGAGCTGAGGCACAGGGATTGGTCTGGGGCAGGATTGGGGGCGGGGCAGGTTGACGCCATACCCAGGTCAGAGGTGAGGAAGGAGTGGGGCCAGGCAGCACCACAGACCCTACTGAACGCCCTGGCTGAGATGGACGTGTCATCTGCGTGTACCACCATGACCGGGCCTGAACTGG GGGGAACTACAGaatgggaggagggagaggggaaggctGTAAGGGTgaggagacagtggggagaGGGTCCCCCAAATACCTTGCTCCATGCCCTGGGCCAGATTGAGCTAACTACCACTCTGGACTCCCAAACCCCAG AACCCTTGCCAGAGAAAGGGGTAGCGGAGGAGCATAAGAACGAGGTAGTGgatggagaagagggggaggaggataAAGAATCCGATGTGGATCTGGACGAGGAACGCCTGGAGCCCAGGTCGGATGACGACGACAC GAACTTTGAGGAATCTGAAGACGagctgagagaggaggtggCAGATTCCATGAGGAACCTCTTCATTATGGAGGATGAAGAGAGTGTGAAAGAAGGAGGGGAGAAGTTTGAAACAGACGTAGCGGAGAACCGTTTAGATGGCCAGCCAATACACCCAGTGATTGAGCCAATGGGTGAAAACACTGTGGACACATCCACCGACGACCTCTCTGACTCCAGCCCAGACCGAAGGGCGAGAGAGGCCCAGACAGAAGACTGCAAGGACAATAGGAAGTAA
- the LOC105016320 gene encoding serine/threonine-protein kinase Nek5 isoform X3: MCGVMNQYVLVRQIGEGAFGKAFLVQDRYKDDGGDSQCVVKEISLRKMSPREKEASNKEVTLLAKMKHPNIVTFFKSFQESTSLYIVMEYCDGGDLMKKISMQRGLLFTEEQILDWFVQICLGLKHIHDRKILHRDIKAQNIFLTKNGMKAKLGDFGIARMLNNTMELARTCVGTPYYLSPEICENRPYNNKTDVWSLGCVLYELCTLRHPFEGSNLRQLVMKICRGRYNPVSTRYSYELRLLVTQLFKVSPRDRPSVTSVLKRPFLEKRISRHMDPQVIKEEFSHTVLHKKRAAIDPHARVQAAPAQISERVIQGEVTERPPPRMKLGPSVKKQPPKPEWKPPARVMQQHKDSRWNGQAELNPYGHYHARLDAIQRRHPPPPLSTPPLPPYHPPPVAVEMPVEHCDNNEYRPEPYQLVAAARNEYLQRRQEANQYKLRAEKQLGLRPSTADAGRYRLAEQDQGAGRPEPQHTPQIRKQDGQQDYLRQLQIIRQQYYDEMRDIRRRAEAEPQVKPGTYLVEKPKHTEPPTHSGDQERDQERDQERDQERDQERDQKRPAQGIEEALRQIRQDTIQERRELQKKHKEKKAIMFEIRLNDESIQKDEEKEENDKRIVNDTKEDEQEEVDPLNQALSFHEGEELRHRDWSGAGLGAGQVDAIPRSEVRKEWGQAAPQTLLNALAEMDVSSACTTMTGPELGGTTEWEEGEGKAVRVRRQWGEGPPNTLLHALGQIELTTTLDSQTPEPLPEKGVAEEHKNEVVDGEEGEEDKESDVDLDEERLEPRSDDDDTNFEESEDELREEVADSMRNLFIMEDEESVKEGGEKFETDVAENRLDGQPIHPVIEPMGENTVDTSTDDLSDSSPDRRAREAQTEDCKDNRK; this comes from the exons AT GTGTGGTGTTATGAACCAGTATGTGCTTGTCCGTCAGATTGGAGAAGGGGCATTTGGGAAGGCCTTCTTGGTCCAGGACAGGTACAAAGACGATGGTGGTGACAGCCAATGCGTGGTCAAAGAGATCAGTCTCAGAAAG atgtcaccAAGGGAAAAGGAAGCATCCAATAAGGAAGTCACGCTGCTTGCAAAGATGAAGCATCCAAATATCGTcaccttttttaaatcatttcaGG AAAGTACTAGCCTCTACATAGTGATGGAGTACTGTGATGGAGGTGACCTGATGAAGAAGATCAGTATGCAAAGAGGTCTTTTGTTTACTGAAGAGCAG ATTCTGGATTGGTTCGTACAAATCTGTCTGGGACTGAAGCACATCCACGACAGAAAGATTTTGCACAGAGATATAAAAGCACAG AATATATTTCTTACCAAAAATGGGATGAAAGCCAAGCTGGGAGACTTTGGCATTGCAAGAATGTTAAACAA TACGATGGAGCTAGCCAGGACCTGTGTTGGGACGCCATACTATCTGTCTCCTGAGATCTGTGAGAACAGACCGTACAACAACAAGAC GGATGTTTGGTCTCTGGGCTGTGTCCTGTATGAACTTTGCACCCTCCGGCATCCA TTTGAGGGGAGCAATCTGAGGCAGCTGGTGATGAAGATCTGTAGGGGGCGCTACAACCCAGTGTCCACCCGCTACTCCTATGAGCTGCGCCTGCTGGTCACTCAGCTGTTCAAGGTCAGCCCGCGAGACCGGCCTTCCGTCACCTCTGTCCTCAAACGGCCCTTCCTAGAGAAACGGATCAGCAGACACATGGATCCACAG GTGATTAAGGAGGAGTTTAGCCATACAGTGTTGCACAAGAAGAGAGCTGCTATAGACCCACATGCTAGAGTACAGGCAGCACCAGCACAGAtctcag AAAGAGTCATCCAAGGTGAGGTCACAGAGAGACCTCCCCCTCGGATGAAGCTTGGGCCGTCTGTCAAGAAACAGCCCCCAAAACCAGAGTGGAAACCCCCTGCCAGAGTCATGCAACAGCACAAA GACTCCAGATGGAACGGTCAGGCCGAACTCAACCCTTATGGTCACTACCATGCCCGTCTGGACGCCATCCAGAGAAGacaccctccacctcctctttctacacctcctcttcctccttatCATCCTCCCCCGGTTGCTGTGGAGATGCCTGTGGAGCACTGTGATAACAATGAGTACCGCCCAGAACCTTATCAGTT AGTGGCTGCCGCTCGTAATGAATACCTCCAGAGGAGGCAGGAGGCAAATCAATACAAGCTGAGGGCAGAGAAACAGCTG GGCCTCCGGCCTTCCACAGCAGACGCTGGGCGGTACAGATTGGCTGAGCAGGACCAGGGGGCAGGGCGTCCTGAACCACAACATACACCCCAGATCAGGAAGCAAGACGGACAGCAG GATTATCTACGGCAGTTGCAGATCATCCGACAACAATATTATGATGAGATGAGAGATATCAGAAGGAGAGCTGAAGCTGAG CCTCAGGTGAAACCAGGTACATACCTGGTAGAGAAGCCCAAACACACAGAGCCACCAACACACAGTGGAGACCAGGAAAGAGACCAGGAAAGAGACCAGGAAAGAGACCAGGAAAGAGACCAGGAAAGAGACCAAAAGAGACCTGCCCAG GGCATTGAAGAAGCCCTGAGACAGATAAGGCAGGACACCatacaggagaggagagaactACAGAAGAAGCACAAAGAAAAGAAAGCTATTATGTTTGAGATCAGGTTAAACGATGAAAGTATTCAAAAGgatgaagagaaagaggagaatgaCAAGAGAATAGTGAATGACACAAAAGAAGATGAGCAAGAG gaagtAGACCCACTGAACCAGGCCCTGAGCTTCCATGAAGGGGAGGAGCTGAGGCACAGGGATTGGTCTGGGGCAGGATTGGGGGCGGGGCAGGTTGACGCCATACCCAGGTCAGAGGTGAGGAAGGAGTGGGGCCAGGCAGCACCACAGACCCTACTGAACGCCCTGGCTGAGATGGACGTGTCATCTGCGTGTACCACCATGACCGGGCCTGAACTGG GGGGAACTACAGaatgggaggagggagaggggaaggctGTAAGGGTgaggagacagtggggagaGGGTCCCCCAAATACCTTGCTCCATGCCCTGGGCCAGATTGAGCTAACTACCACTCTGGACTCCCAAACCCCAG AACCCTTGCCAGAGAAAGGGGTAGCGGAGGAGCATAAGAACGAGGTAGTGgatggagaagagggggaggaggataAAGAATCCGATGTGGATCTGGACGAGGAACGCCTGGAGCCCAGGTCGGATGACGACGACAC GAACTTTGAGGAATCTGAAGACGagctgagagaggaggtggCAGATTCCATGAGGAACCTCTTCATTATGGAGGATGAAGAGAGTGTGAAAGAAGGAGGGGAGAAGTTTGAAACAGACGTAGCGGAGAACCGTTTAGATGGCCAGCCAATACACCCAGTGATTGAGCCAATGGGTGAAAACACTGTGGACACATCCACCGACGACCTCTCTGACTCCAGCCCAGACCGAAGGGCGAGAGAGGCCCAGACAGAAGACTGCAAGGACAATAGGAAGTAA
- the LOC105016320 gene encoding serine/threonine-protein kinase Nek5 isoform X4: protein MSPREKEASNKEVTLLAKMKHPNIVTFFKSFQESTSLYIVMEYCDGGDLMKKISMQRGLLFTEEQILDWFVQICLGLKHIHDRKILHRDIKAQNIFLTKNGMKAKLGDFGIARMLNNTMELARTCVGTPYYLSPEICENRPYNNKTDVWSLGCVLYELCTLRHPFEGSNLRQLVMKICRGRYNPVSTRYSYELRLLVTQLFKVSPRDRPSVTSVLKRPFLEKRISRHMDPQVIKEEFSHTVLHKKRAAIDPHARVQAAPAQISERVIQGEVTERPPPRMKLGPSVKKQPPKPEWKPPARVMQQHKPFQPIAAQARVQEVKLYGQQDSRWNGQAELNPYGHYHARLDAIQRRHPPPPLSTPPLPPYHPPPVAVEMPVEHCDNNEYRPEPYQLVAAARNEYLQRRQEANQYKLRAEKQLGLRPSTADAGRYRLAEQDQGAGRPEPQHTPQIRKQDGQQDYLRQLQIIRQQYYDEMRDIRRRAEAEPQVKPGTYLVEKPKHTEPPTHSGDQERDQERDQERDQERDQERDQKRPAQGIEEALRQIRQDTIQERRELQKKHKEKKAIMFEIRLNDESIQKDEEKEENDKRIVNDTKEDEQEEVDPLNQALSFHEGEELRHRDWSGAGLGAGQVDAIPRSEVRKEWGQAAPQTLLNALAEMDVSSACTTMTGPELGGTTEWEEGEGKAVRVRRQWGEGPPNTLLHALGQIELTTTLDSQTPEPLPEKGVAEEHKNEVVDGEEGEEDKESDVDLDEERLEPRSDDDDTNFEESEDELREEVADSMRNLFIMEDEESVKEGGEKFETDVAENRLDGQPIHPVIEPMGENTVDTSTDDLSDSSPDRRAREAQTEDCKDNRK from the exons atgtcaccAAGGGAAAAGGAAGCATCCAATAAGGAAGTCACGCTGCTTGCAAAGATGAAGCATCCAAATATCGTcaccttttttaaatcatttcaGG AAAGTACTAGCCTCTACATAGTGATGGAGTACTGTGATGGAGGTGACCTGATGAAGAAGATCAGTATGCAAAGAGGTCTTTTGTTTACTGAAGAGCAG ATTCTGGATTGGTTCGTACAAATCTGTCTGGGACTGAAGCACATCCACGACAGAAAGATTTTGCACAGAGATATAAAAGCACAG AATATATTTCTTACCAAAAATGGGATGAAAGCCAAGCTGGGAGACTTTGGCATTGCAAGAATGTTAAACAA TACGATGGAGCTAGCCAGGACCTGTGTTGGGACGCCATACTATCTGTCTCCTGAGATCTGTGAGAACAGACCGTACAACAACAAGAC GGATGTTTGGTCTCTGGGCTGTGTCCTGTATGAACTTTGCACCCTCCGGCATCCA TTTGAGGGGAGCAATCTGAGGCAGCTGGTGATGAAGATCTGTAGGGGGCGCTACAACCCAGTGTCCACCCGCTACTCCTATGAGCTGCGCCTGCTGGTCACTCAGCTGTTCAAGGTCAGCCCGCGAGACCGGCCTTCCGTCACCTCTGTCCTCAAACGGCCCTTCCTAGAGAAACGGATCAGCAGACACATGGATCCACAG GTGATTAAGGAGGAGTTTAGCCATACAGTGTTGCACAAGAAGAGAGCTGCTATAGACCCACATGCTAGAGTACAGGCAGCACCAGCACAGAtctcag AAAGAGTCATCCAAGGTGAGGTCACAGAGAGACCTCCCCCTCGGATGAAGCTTGGGCCGTCTGTCAAGAAACAGCCCCCAAAACCAGAGTGGAAACCCCCTGCCAGAGTCATGCAACAGCACAAA CCGTTTCAGCCAATAGCAGCACAAGCACGGGTTCAAGAGGTCAAACTGTACGGTCAACAGGACTCCAGATGGAACGGTCAGGCCGAACTCAACCCTTATGGTCACTACCATGCCCGTCTGGACGCCATCCAGAGAAGacaccctccacctcctctttctacacctcctcttcctccttatCATCCTCCCCCGGTTGCTGTGGAGATGCCTGTGGAGCACTGTGATAACAATGAGTACCGCCCAGAACCTTATCAGTT AGTGGCTGCCGCTCGTAATGAATACCTCCAGAGGAGGCAGGAGGCAAATCAATACAAGCTGAGGGCAGAGAAACAGCTG GGCCTCCGGCCTTCCACAGCAGACGCTGGGCGGTACAGATTGGCTGAGCAGGACCAGGGGGCAGGGCGTCCTGAACCACAACATACACCCCAGATCAGGAAGCAAGACGGACAGCAG GATTATCTACGGCAGTTGCAGATCATCCGACAACAATATTATGATGAGATGAGAGATATCAGAAGGAGAGCTGAAGCTGAG CCTCAGGTGAAACCAGGTACATACCTGGTAGAGAAGCCCAAACACACAGAGCCACCAACACACAGTGGAGACCAGGAAAGAGACCAGGAAAGAGACCAGGAAAGAGACCAGGAAAGAGACCAGGAAAGAGACCAAAAGAGACCTGCCCAG GGCATTGAAGAAGCCCTGAGACAGATAAGGCAGGACACCatacaggagaggagagaactACAGAAGAAGCACAAAGAAAAGAAAGCTATTATGTTTGAGATCAGGTTAAACGATGAAAGTATTCAAAAGgatgaagagaaagaggagaatgaCAAGAGAATAGTGAATGACACAAAAGAAGATGAGCAAGAG gaagtAGACCCACTGAACCAGGCCCTGAGCTTCCATGAAGGGGAGGAGCTGAGGCACAGGGATTGGTCTGGGGCAGGATTGGGGGCGGGGCAGGTTGACGCCATACCCAGGTCAGAGGTGAGGAAGGAGTGGGGCCAGGCAGCACCACAGACCCTACTGAACGCCCTGGCTGAGATGGACGTGTCATCTGCGTGTACCACCATGACCGGGCCTGAACTGG GGGGAACTACAGaatgggaggagggagaggggaaggctGTAAGGGTgaggagacagtggggagaGGGTCCCCCAAATACCTTGCTCCATGCCCTGGGCCAGATTGAGCTAACTACCACTCTGGACTCCCAAACCCCAG AACCCTTGCCAGAGAAAGGGGTAGCGGAGGAGCATAAGAACGAGGTAGTGgatggagaagagggggaggaggataAAGAATCCGATGTGGATCTGGACGAGGAACGCCTGGAGCCCAGGTCGGATGACGACGACAC GAACTTTGAGGAATCTGAAGACGagctgagagaggaggtggCAGATTCCATGAGGAACCTCTTCATTATGGAGGATGAAGAGAGTGTGAAAGAAGGAGGGGAGAAGTTTGAAACAGACGTAGCGGAGAACCGTTTAGATGGCCAGCCAATACACCCAGTGATTGAGCCAATGGGTGAAAACACTGTGGACACATCCACCGACGACCTCTCTGACTCCAGCCCAGACCGAAGGGCGAGAGAGGCCCAGACAGAAGACTGCAAGGACAATAGGAAGTAA